Sequence from the Asterias amurensis chromosome 14, ASM3211899v1 genome:
ACACGGATCTttggtcctttgaaaaaaataggaatatttgttttagtacaagggctgacctaaatGTACCGTACACATTGGTAGGCCATATAATGGATATTTTaggctatttaaaggcagtggacactattggtaattactcaaaatagttattagcataaaaccttacttggtaaggagtaatggggagctgttgataagtataacacattgtgagaaacggctccctctgaagtaacgtagttttcgagaaagaagtaatgctccatgaatttgttttcgagacctcagaattagattttgaggtcttgtgtgaccagggtgttttttcttttattattatctcgcaacttcgacgaccaatttagctcaaattttcacaggtttgttatttaatgcatatgttgagatacaccaagtgagaagactagtctttgataattaccaatagtgtccagccgtcgatttcacaaacctcttcctaacttaagactaatcttaggacttgggacgagtcacaaccctgcactgtagcatggaGAGTATTggagaccttaagattaatcctaagttgggaagagttacTCAGCCTAActcgagtcctaactctttgtgaaatcgacggccgtGTCTTTAATCAGCTTCACTGATTTTTCTCACAGGGAGAACATAGACTAAATTAGGAAGAATATGACATGCCTGGGCCCATGGCTTGTTTGGTATATGTTTTAAAAGAGACCTTTCATTTCTGTAATAATCATTACAAGACACCTAGACTTTGCTTGTATTGTTGATTTATTTAAGCACATTTTGTCAGTACAAAAGTCAACCGAAATAACATGAAACCGAAAATTGAATATTGTGTTTAGAAGTTGGGATACTAAATGTTAATATACTATGTACATTTGAAAATTGCATATCCagacatgacctttactttgatgACCTATTTATATAAATGGAAGTAGGTCAACGCAGCAGTTTGTGGCTGCTATggcatctgggcccaatttcatggctctgcttaccgtaagcacagaatgaatcagggaattctgtgcttatggcaagcatatttcactggttagcggtgaattttagcttctgcgcatgcgtactccacattactaggcattctacgcttatacGTTaacgcagaaattcggcgctagcacatcaagcggggaatcgtgatcataagcacagaattcgacggtaagcagagccatgaaattgggtcctgaagAGTTGGGCAGCTCTTATGAGCCCAGGGTCTGTTTGGGTACCTCTTCCAGTTCTCATTGtgaaacttgtttttttccccttcccCCATATttttcagttcaaatattttaaaaacaaaaattgccgaTGAGATAATTTATACATGGCAGACAATTTTTCACAAGAAAAATGATATATGCCAAAAAACAAAGAGAGAGAAAGATATTGTATCAATAGAGACCACAAGggaccccccgaacaaagatattgacaaactaGGGACAcgctaacatagggctagatagctcagttggtagagcgctggcacgttaatcctgaagtcgttggtttgaatcacACTCTAGTCAATGCTTTGTTCAACCTCCAAAAAACAGAAAGATGTGACTCCAGAGTAACTTGCGATTCAAAACAAACTTAGAATTTGAAGGTTCTGGGTttggtttcacaaagagataagaGCGATCTTAGAGTGCGAATCAATCTTCAAATGGAGCCCAGGGCTATGTATTTTCATTTGGATCAAGGGTGCTACTTCCATATTGACATATTTACAGTCCTGCATGTTCGCAGAGATTTTTGCTTCTTAAAAAAACTACTCTTATAtctgtacaaaacccatggtaGACCACTACTGCAACAGGCAAACAGGCACAACACAAAAGTATAAAGACAAGTGTTGTTTTTGTACAGGGAACTGTTATCATAATAAGTAATCATTATGTGTGTTTGATTTGTAAATAAAGTATTACATGAATTATTACTACCTTAAATAGTTAGTTTCTGTACAGTATTTTCGTGGCTTAACTTTTTAAGAATGGACTATATTAATAGTAACTTagggggtacaaccatgtgataattctcttttgaggaAGAGACGGTTTGGTGTCTATGGTCAAAAGGGTATAGAAACTCCACTCTAAGCcaagggcctttctcaaaccttggcTTGGGTCAAGGGCTTCGTGTGCTGTGTACGCAGTGGAAGCTGTATGAACTGGCCGTTAGGCCTAACAAAAATGTTAGCAGCGTGTTCATTGCACACCATGGTTCGAACATCAGCAGACGGAGCCCGGTATCGGAACCAAAGCCTTGCATTATGGTGTATTTTTAAGATGGCGCATGTGCATACATGTCTTTGAAAAGTGTGGACCttagaacaaaagaggtccacatggGGACTTGTAACACTTTGTGGGCTTCCACATGTCCACACATTGTTATTGAAGAATGGGATTTGCCTGTATtgtacagaacaaaggaatgcCCACTCAGTGACTGCACCACAGCTGTGGGCTGTTAATTTGGGATATCAATAAGCCATCGCACAATGTTCCTGTCGTTTGACACAATGTCATGGTTTAGCGGAGCGTTCCGTCAGTCCAGTGGATTATGGGATAGAAGGCGCTGCAGAGGGTAGCTCTAGATTCTTCAGATGGTCAACTATTCTCGATGCTTGATCATCAATCTCAGAAATACGACCCtgtttgcaaaaataaaaaaaataaaaaaatcacttgtGGATGATGGTCTCACTTGCACAAGAATAACATGATTTTgttatgtatatttggtttacgttaacaccatgtgttagAGACCTCCAGTTCTGATGAGAACTGTCATGCTTTTTAACCAGGGCTGAAGgtaaacaatgggagacttttgggacgcttggtggcagcagacttaccaggtaaaatccattgttctcggtaatgtccgcatgctcagaactacgtaaacaatggaaatttacctggtaactGTCACCTaccgttccaaagtctcccattggccgggactactacttttgctcAGTGGATTGAGGGTACTTCTTGTTATTGATTTCACTACTGCCAAGTAACAGCTTaaggaaattgggcccagaacttgaGCCCAGGGCCcagattcatagagctgctaagcacgaaaatttgcttagcatgaaatttcttccttgataaaaacaggattaccaaccaattttccattttgttgcatttcctagttaggtactggtattcagctgttgtatggttatcttgaaaatcatgtagaaatttggttgggaaatcctgtttttatcaaggcaaacatttcttgctaagcatatttttgtgcttagcagctctatgaaattggacccagagcACCAGACAGCTAGGCCAAAATGGTCTCTGGTGTAAGAAACCTAACAAAGACTTACGTTGATGATAGTGGTGTGTTCAACAACTTTGATGGTGGCTTTCGCAAGAAACTTGTCGTAATCTTTCTCTTCTTGCTGCATTGTTCTGCAAGCTTCGTTGTACCTTGAcggaaaacaaaaaccaatattGAGAAACGTTAAAAAAACCAACAATCGTTAATCCAAAAGTCAAACTCAAACTATTTTAAGGGAATGTAGGCCACTGAAGTTTTGAAAAGTTGGTAGTTTTTAAGTGGGAAAAACATCTGCCCTTGTGCTGTTCGTATAAGTTGACACTACAACAACAATTATCAGAAAGATAGTAGAATCACTTGATATTTGCAAATATTTATGGTCAGTTTACAACAACATGCCATGCTGTCATGTCATcgtgtaatattttaagggaagctttctaccatcatcatctttttcaaaagataatgatggagctaaacacagtttaaaaagtgtgtttagtttaatgtaaatctgtggatgtttgtgttttgtgtcgtacaaaaagtacccaaaccctttaaaactcTGCGCTACGACATCTTTAatactgcctctagccaccgcacaatctcggtggtctagttggtatgacactgctctagaattgcaaaggtcgtgggttcgaatcccacgcgagtaatatgcctgtgatgttttttcacagaactcggggtaagtactgagtatacagtgctaccagACATTGGTGTttcgggggaaaaaaacaaatgaataatctTTGATACAGTACCTTGCAATGAGTTCCTTCAACTCTGCTTGGGCTCTTGCTAGGTCCGTTGCGCCAAGGGTTTGCAGCTGTTGTAACTTCTGCTCCAGGGCACTCTGCTCTTCACTTAACAGGCGACCCTCTTCTTTTACTTTCTGTAAAAATCAAGAGTTAGTTATTATTGCCGAGTAAGTTATTATTGCCATTCagtttaagagtgattactaattatcgtataccctccctttaaagatactggacactattggtaactgtcaaagactagccttcacagttggtgtatcccaacatatatgcataaaataacaaacctgtgaaagtttgagctcaatcggtcatcaaagttgcgagaaagttaataatgaaagaagaaaacacccttgtcacacgaagttgtgtgcgtttagatggttgatttcgagacctcaagttctaagcttgaggtctcgaaatcaaattcgtggaaaattacttctttcttcaaaactatggcacttcagagggagccgtttctcacaatgttttgtaccaccaacctctccccattacttgtcaccaacaaaggttttatgctaataattattttgagtaattaccaataatatccactgcctttaagtgtaactAAGTGAAAAATGCATCTAAATATTGTAGCTTAAATAGCTAGCATTCTACACACAAACCTCTTTGATAGAAGCCAACTTCTTTATTTGAGCTTCAAGCTTTCCATCCAGTTTGCTGATTTCCTCTTGCTTGCTTTCCACCATCTCGGTtaacttgagaaaaaaaaaaaaaacaataaaaaatttgTTACTTGGATTACGCCGAGGATCGATTTGAtagggtgggggtgggggggggggcacagcgAAACAAAAAAGATGACTATTACAAGATTCACCCATTGTAGAACTTGGGGCGGTGCTCACTTGTTTTGGAATGAGCAGTTTTCAAAACGATCTTTCTTATCCGATCATGATGCGGAAACATGTGCTTTAGGGTGTAACTGTCTGTGAGTTTAGTGACACAATTAATATCAACAACATTCCACAGGTTTTTGTCTACAATGTGGAGTATTATGAAGCGATAGTGGGCAAGTGCCTTGCtgaagggcacaagtgtcatgactgggtatcgaacccacactctgctgctgactacaccagagcttgggtcctcTTGACAAAGTAAACTGTCACATAAAGGCTGTGTGCAAGAGAAAGCTGTATACTAGGGCAAGTTGACGTTCAAATAGCTCTCGTCAGGACTCATCGggataatgataataaataacaattaaCCATTCTTGTATAGGGCATAACCCATAGtaataaaacataataataataatagcaatacacggtttttatatagcgctttttcacggggtgtctcaaagcgcttccgacattattacccctggtcactgggccttaaatcattccttaaaccatctcagctccctggggagtatacaacatGACCCTAAGCgctcttgagaaaaacacaacagaatacaaagacaagatgtactgggtaacaaataaaaaggatGAATTTAATGTTAAACAAGTGCATGTTTAAAGCAATCTTAAACTTAACAATGGAGTCAATGTTTTTCTAGATGTTCTGGGAGATTGTTCCGAAAAGTTGAGGCAGTGTGAGCAAGCTGTGTTCACCGTATGACTTGGTGgaataacaaacaactttttcttaCTAGGCCGAAGATTTCTTGTAGGTGTGTACAATGCAACCAAGGTCAATCTTGGCAAGCTAATCAAATGCACGTGCACCCACACAGAGTGGTCCTCCTGACAGACTAAACTGACGTCACATGAGAGCTTTGTGCAAGAGACAGGGTGTCAGACCCCGAGGAATTCAAACCTACCTGTTCAAGTGCCTCTTCTTCAAGGAGTCTCTGGCTGTTCAGTTTATGCACTTCCTCGTTCGCTTGTTTCTTCAGCTGATTGAGGGcaggctttataaaaaaaaaaaaacagaatgcAACACCACTTCAGTTACCTTATGATAGGGTTTCGAAATTGGGAGAAGCcaaactcactcactcactcactcactcactcactcagttGACCCAAGTTGTCGCGTTGCCGTTGGCTCGATGTCTGACACTCCACACAACTGTATGAACCTGCATACAACTGATAAGCTCTCCCTTGTTGTTAAAGCCAAACTTACTTTGAAGCGCGATACCTCATTGCACCTTCGTTATGGGACAACTTACTACCCCTTCATATTCATCAAGCTGACTTTCTTCAGATTTTCACGGGACTTTGAAAGACTCATTTCTTGTAACAAGTGCTATTAGTAATTCGTTTCATGTTTTATGTTTCGCATAGAGGCTCATGCATTCATAATAATAAGGACAGTTTATATTGCGCATATATCCACCTAATAAGTTGCTCAAAGCGCATCAAAAGAAGAACACAGAAGCAAAGCAACAGAGGGAAGAGGGAACAAAGggaaacaaaagaaagaaacaaactaccaaaaagctgtttgaaacaaattaaatttcaatttgtctttATGCGCCATATAAATGTATcgtactattattactattattttgacACATCCCTGTACCTTAATTGTGCTGGTAAAGTCAGTGGTGAGCGAGGTTTTACTGTCTTGGACGTTGTAGAAGTTGACTCTCATCTCGTAGTCGATGCCGTGGGCGTTCTCAGCCGTTGTCGGAATCAGACTCAGACTTCTTGCCATACTGTTGAACTGAGTCACATGTTTCTCCAGCTGTTATTAAATGATACCGACAGCAATGTTTATAAACAGTGCGTCTTCTTTCAGTCGATACATTTCAGGTGGTGCGTTGTGGCCGAGCAGAGTTTTTAGGAATttgagagacttctcagtttctcagttctgaaatcGGAACGGTCCTGcgtattaactactacctggatgggcggaaggtaggaaaGCGGCCGGAGCTACTACTTCCGCTTTGGATCTAGGGGACTGCTCAATCCGCAAAGTGAGTACAATGGTCTCCAGGGCTtaaactttgtgaaaaaaatccacaagactacaTTCCTTAACTTTTAAGTGCAAATCAATcgcagttgctaagtaaagtgtaaTGAAACAATACAAGTCACTAGGGTagtactgacaatttgtcttgcgatggattttattgctttgtgaaatcagccccaggTCTCACTGATAACGCTGACAAATAAACATGACAGAGTGTGGCGTTTTCTTACGTGCTCCTTCTTTTTAGCGATCTGTTTCTCCTCATCCCATATGGCCTGATCGATATCCTGCTTGTCCTTCTCGATGGCGTCCAGGGTGGCGTTCAGCTGTCTCATCTCGGAGTGGAGCCGCTGAACGTCGCTGGCGGACAGCTCTTGGTTGGCTAGCTGATGTTCCAGTTTCTGCTTCTCACTCGCAGCCTGCTCTGCTTCCAGCTCTGTATCacgtaaaaaaacaataaacaaaacattaaacataATAGGGACACAGTTTCAGagaattttcaaatttgttcagcGGAGCatagaaagattggtttatattcagggaactttctgcagaatctgAGAGAGTTGACACTGACAACTCTGGTATTAAAATGAGAATGTACTACGAACGGAATTGCCATACTTGTTGGATCGTACAACAGACATACTAGACATGGTGCAGTCGGATATCATATTATAGACCTCACCTAGAGGTTCACTCGCCAATCTTGTGCATCGTGCGTACAtatctaagatggcggctggatgacgtcaatgcataaggtctatagataTTTCATGGCAAAGCTATAAGTTCAGACCAAAcccatttttaaattttcttagAACGTTTTGAGAACTAGTTAGTTGTGAACCAGTCTTTACCTGCTTGTTGCAGTTGCATCTCTATGTCTTGCTCCTTCTGTTGATGGACCCTCTTATGTTCTTTGAGGTCTTGGAGGTACTTGAAGAAGCGCTCGTTATCGCTCGCCATCATCTGCGCCTGCTCCTGAAGACTTGTCAGTCGACACTGGAGTCACGAGAAAAGCAAAGTGGAAGAATGATTTAGCAACCAGTagtagaccgatccattaactC
This genomic interval carries:
- the LOC139946971 gene encoding kinetochore protein NDC80 homolog translates to MYRPASSSSSRRSSASSGRSSLAPLRVKQDNGGRASTGGVSKRHSTDSGPSSSRPSTGNRKSVSQKHGFVNTKRQSSGYGGRTFGHDILKDTRPLSSKPFMQREIRDLVEFLTQQGYPHPINVKMLTTPTTKDFLKVFQFLYNFMDQKYVPAQKFEEEIPQIFKTLKYPFNISKSSMFTVGSPHTWPQILGALHWMLDCVKYALAVDPHLMLFSDQQTDDPTNEFDSVTETEVLFNYVEGTYKEFLNGADTFEDREENLAQSMREQSLGQTGNLEQLAAEEQRLATELQLLQQEPCRLTSLQEQAQMMASDNERFFKYLQDLKEHKRVHQQKEQDIEMQLQQAELEAEQAASEKQKLEHQLANQELSASDVQRLHSEMRQLNATLDAIEKDKQDIDQAIWDEEKQIAKKKEHLEKHVTQFNSMARSLSLIPTTAENAHGIDYEMRVNFYNVQDSKTSLTTDFTSTIKPALNQLKKQANEEVHKLNSQRLLEEEALEQLTEMVESKQEEISKLDGKLEAQIKKLASIKEKVKEEGRLLSEEQSALEQKLQQLQTLGATDLARAQAELKELIARYNEACRTMQQEEKDYDKFLAKATIKVVEHTTIINGRISEIDDQASRIVDHLKNLELPSAAPSIP